Genomic segment of Deltaproteobacteria bacterium:
CTGGAAACGCGTTGGGGGCCGCCGATCCGGCTCGACATCAACCGTCTGGCCCGGATGAATTTGCGGGAGAAGATGGTCGGGCGCCGCCGCTTTCACGAGAATGGGGTCCATTTCGGTCAGCAGGGCGACCGGGGTTCCAGGTCCCACCACCTCGCCCACTTCGCTGAGTTTCTTGGTGACCCTGCCGGTAAGAGGACTGGGGAGTTCACAGTTTTCCAACTGCTCGTTGACTATGTTCAGTTCGGCCTCTGCGCTCACGTGGAGGGACGCGGCGTCCTGGAAGGAAGACAAGGGAACCGTTCCCTTTCCGTACAGTTTCTCCATTCGGTCGAGATCGCGCCTGGCCTTGCTTTCCTGCTCCTCGGCCTTGCGTTTTTGCTCGAGGAGTTCAGTGGGATCGAGGCGGGCCAGCAGAGCCCCCTTCCGGACGAGCTGCCCCTCTTCGAAAGTCAGCGAACGAATTTTCCCTCCGATCTTAAAGCCGGCCTTGACCGCCCGGTTCGCCTCGACGGTTCCGCACAAACGCAGCACCTTCGGGTTTACCCGTTCCCGTGCGGTAATGACACTGACGGGGATCCGGCCGGTGTCCGTCGAAATCTCCCCTGCGCCGTTGTCGCAGGCGCTGAACGCGACAAGGAAGGTCAGGATCAAGATGCGGATGAGGCCGGACATGGCGTTCTCCTCTTCAGCCCGTCTATGATCAGGTGAAAACTGACTGCGAGGATTCGGTCCAACGTGCTCGGTAT
This window contains:
- a CDS encoding efflux RND transporter periplasmic adaptor subunit is translated as MSGLIRILILTFLVAFSACDNGAGEISTDTGRIPVSVITARERVNPKVLRLCGTVEANRAVKAGFKIGGKIRSLTFEEGQLVRKGALLARLDPTELLEQKRKAEEQESKARRDLDRMEKLYGKGTVPLSSFQDAASLHVSAEAELNIVNEQLENCELPSPLTGRVTKKLSEVGEVVGPGTPVALLTEMDPILVKAAAPDHLLPQIHPGQTVDVEPDRRPPTRFQGKVTRIESSADPLSRTFHIEVLLENPDEALRPGLIVRVEVIVDPDHRGIVLPLDAVLDFGTDPSVFVVREGTAHKRSIAMGEVRGSEVELLQGLAPGDMVVVSGQEYLKDRQPVAIDRELNAQP